In the genome of Vanacampus margaritifer isolate UIUO_Vmar chromosome 1, RoL_Vmar_1.0, whole genome shotgun sequence, one region contains:
- the chp1 gene encoding calcineurin B homologous protein 1 gives MGSRASTLLREEEIEEIKKETGFSHSQITRLYSRFTSLDKGENGTLSREDFQRIPELAINPLGDRIINAFFPEGEDQVNFRGFMRTLAHFRPIEESEKNKNTSTSEPLNSRTNKLLFAFRLYDLDRDDKISRDELLQVLRMMVGVNISDEQLGSIADRTIQEADTNGDSSISFNEFIKVLEKVDVEQKMSIRFLH, from the exons ATGGGATCCCGAGCCTCCACGTTACTCCGCGAGGAGGAAATTGAAGAAATCAAGAAAGAAACGGGCT TCTCGCACAGCCAGATCACTCGTCTGTACAGTCGCTTCACCAGCCTGGATAAAGGCGAGAACGGCACCCTCAG TCGAGAAGACTTCCAGAGGATTCCAGAGTTGGCCATCAATCCGTTGGGTGACCGCATCATCAACGCCTTCTTCCCAGAAGG GGAGGACCAGGTGAACTTCCGCGGCTTCATGCGCACGCTGGCCCACTTTCGGCCCATCGAGGAGAGCGAGAAGAACAAGAACACCAGCACCAGCGAGCCGCTCAACAGCAGGACCAACAAGCTGCTGT TCGCTTTCCGACTTTACGACCTGGACAGGGACGACAAGATCTCGCGCGATGAGCTGCTACAG gTGTTAAGGATGATGGTGGGCGTGAACATCTCTGACGAGCAGCTGGGGAGCATCGCGGACAGAACCATCCAGGAGGCCGACACCAACGGAGACAGCTCCATTTCCTTCAACGAATTCATCAAG GTGCTGGAGAAGGTGGACGTGGAGCAGAAAATGAGCATCCGCTTCCTGCACTGA
- the lgmn gene encoding legumain codes for MGRLLVLPVLLGFSAALVSSFPKQEPENGKNWVVIVAGSSMWYNYRHQADACHAYQIVHKNGIPDEQIVVMMRDDLAQAEENPTPGILINRPNGSDVYKGVPKDYTGQDVNPENFLAVLKGDTSKVKGGSGKVLKSGPNDHVFVYFTDHGAPGILAFPVGELHVKDLQDTILYMHDNKKYKKMVFYIEACESGSMMKDLPDDIDVYATTAANAHESSYACYYDAERDTYLGDWYSVNWMEDSDKEVLAKETLSKQFRIVRSHTNTSHVQQFGNKTLAHMKVAAFQGTRKSGDVAPGPLPPVAELDLTPSPDVPLAILKRKLMASNDILVARTLLAEIDRHLKVREMLAATMRNIAERVTGDRSKAEDVVNERRDLTQHRCYRAAVDYYKQNCFNWNKAEYEYALRHLYALVNMCERGYTAESIQMAMDSVCRYIE; via the exons ATGGGTCGTTTGTTGGTACTCCCGGTTCTGCTGGGGTTCTCCGCCGCCCTGGTGAGCTCCTTCCCCAAACAGGAGCCTGAAAACGGGAAAAACTGGGTGGTGATCGTCGCTGGCTCGTCTATGTGGTACAACTACAGACATCAG GCGGACGCGTGCCACGCCTACCAGATTGTGCACAAGAACGGCATCCCGGACGAACAGATTGTGGTCATGATGAGGGACGACTTGGCGCAAGCTGAGGA GAATCCCACGCCCGGCATCTTGATCAACAGGCCCAACGGTAGCGACGTGTACAAGGGTGTCCCCAAAGACTACACTGGTCAA GATGTCAATCCGGAAAACTTCCTGGCCGTGCTGAAAGGTGACACCTCCAAAGTAAAAGGAGGCTCCGGGAAAGTGTTAAAGAG CGGTCCCAACGATCACGTCTTTGTTTACTTCACTGACCACGGAGCGCCTGGAATTCTGGCCTTCCCCGTCGGAGAG CTTCACGTCAAAGACCTCCAGGATACCATCCTGTACATGCACGACAATAAGAAGTACAAGAAG ATGGTGTTCTACATCGAAGCATGCGAGTCTGGCTCGATGATGAAAGATCTGCCTGACGACATCGACG tttacgCCACCACGGCCGCCAACGCCCACGAGTCGTCGTATGCTTGCTACTACGACGCAGAACGTGACACCTACCTGGGAGACTGGTACAGCGTTAACTGGATGGAAGACTCTGATAAG GAAGTCCTCGCCAAGGAAACGCTGTCGAAACAGTTCCGGATCGTTCGGAGTCACACCAACACCAGCCACGTGCAGCAGTTTGGAAACAAG ACTCTGGCCCACATGAAAGTGGCGGCCTTCCAGGGGACGCGCAAGAGCGGAGACGTCGCCCCCGGCCCGTTGCCTCCCGTCGCCGAGCTGGACCTGACGCCCAGTCCAGATGTTCCTCTGGCCATCCTCAAGAGGAAGCTGATGGCCTCCAACGACATCCTCGTGGCCCGCACGCTCCTCGCGGAAATTGACAGACACCTCAAG GTGAGGGAGATGCTGGCGGCGACCATGCGTAACATCGCCGAGAGGGTGACGGGCGACCGTTCGAAGGCCGAGGATGTGGTCAACGAAAGGCGGGACCTGACGCAGCACCGGTGCTACCGAGCCGCCGTGGACTACTACAAACAAAACTGCTTCAACTGGAACAAAGCCGAG TACGAGTATGCTCTGAGACATCTGTACGCTCTTGTCAACATGTGCGAGAGAGGCTACACTGCTGAAAG CATCCAGATGGCCATGGATTCCGTGTGCCGATACATCGAGTGA